In Reinekea thalattae, a genomic segment contains:
- a CDS encoding ABC transporter permease subunit encodes MNAIPVYSSKLRWVILAAVFSFLYLPILLLIIYSFNESRLVTVWSGFSTKWYVELFKDELLMNGVKLSLFIAAVSATFAVILGTMSSFILQRFGKFKGETGFAFMITAPLVMPDVITGLSLLLLFISLGGVIELFAQRGLLTILIAHITFSAAYVTIVVSSRLQELDNSIEEAALDLGATPFKTFFLITLPMIFPALVASWLMAFTLSLDDLIITSFVSGPNSSTLPLVVYSKVRLGISPTINALATLMVLAVSVASFIAWWFMTRAEKKRRLEMKALARP; translated from the coding sequence ATGAATGCGATCCCTGTTTATTCCTCCAAGTTACGCTGGGTTATATTGGCCGCGGTTTTCAGTTTTTTATATTTACCGATACTGCTGCTGATTATTTACTCCTTTAACGAAAGCCGGTTGGTAACGGTTTGGTCTGGTTTCTCAACCAAATGGTACGTTGAATTATTCAAAGACGAACTACTGATGAACGGCGTTAAGTTAAGCCTATTTATTGCTGCGGTATCCGCCACCTTTGCTGTCATTCTTGGCACCATGTCGAGCTTTATTTTACAGCGCTTTGGCAAGTTTAAAGGCGAAACTGGATTCGCCTTTATGATCACCGCGCCATTGGTCATGCCCGATGTCATTACCGGTTTGTCACTGCTGTTACTATTTATTTCGCTCGGTGGCGTGATCGAACTGTTTGCTCAACGCGGCTTGCTGACCATATTGATTGCACATATAACTTTCAGCGCGGCCTATGTCACCATTGTCGTCAGCTCGCGCCTGCAAGAATTAGATAACTCCATTGAAGAGGCTGCGTTGGACCTTGGTGCGACACCCTTTAAAACCTTTTTCCTTATTACTCTACCAATGATATTCCCTGCATTGGTGGCCAGTTGGTTAATGGCGTTTACCTTGTCTCTGGACGACCTAATTATTACCAGCTTCGTTTCTGGACCTAATTCTTCTACGCTGCCATTGGTTGTTTATTCAAAAGTACGGCTCGGCATTAGTCCGACAATCAACGCATTAGCGACACTGATGGTGCTCGCAGTTTCTGTCGCTTCGTTTATTGCTTGGTGGTTTATGACACGAGCAGAAAAGAAACGCCGGCTGGAAATGAAAGCCTTAGCCAGACCTTAA
- the potH gene encoding putrescine ABC transporter permease PotH → MKLLKSLRNLPVAKIGVIAIPYSWLLLFFLLPFLFVFKISFSEAQFSIPPYSDLFEYVDNQLTILLNFGNYLYLIEDSLYVDAYLRSLQIAFVSTTLCLLIGFPTAWAIVHSSPATRNILLMLVVLPSWTSFLIRVYAWIGILKNNGLLNNFLMWLGIIDQPLHIMHTNVAVYIGIVYSYLPFTILPLYTALMKVDYSLMEAAADLGARPFQALIKVLLPLCKPGFIAAGMLVFIPVVGEVVIPELLGGPDAQLIGRVLWQEFFGNRDWPVASAVAIVMLMVLMVPIIWFHKFQKRELRGDT, encoded by the coding sequence ATGAAGCTGCTTAAATCACTGCGTAACTTACCGGTCGCTAAAATCGGCGTCATAGCCATTCCATACAGTTGGCTGTTGCTGTTTTTCTTATTGCCGTTTTTATTTGTATTTAAAATCAGTTTTTCTGAAGCTCAGTTTTCTATTCCGCCCTATTCTGATTTATTCGAATACGTCGATAACCAACTAACCATCTTGCTCAACTTTGGCAACTACCTCTATTTAATAGAGGACAGCCTTTATGTCGATGCTTACTTACGTTCTTTGCAGATCGCTTTTGTTTCTACCACGCTCTGTTTATTAATCGGCTTTCCTACCGCTTGGGCGATTGTTCATTCTTCGCCTGCGACTCGAAATATTTTATTGATGTTGGTGGTACTGCCTTCTTGGACCAGTTTTTTAATTCGTGTTTATGCTTGGATCGGCATTTTAAAGAACAACGGTCTGCTGAATAATTTTTTAATGTGGCTGGGTATTATTGATCAGCCGCTACACATTATGCATACCAATGTCGCCGTCTATATCGGTATCGTTTACAGCTATTTACCGTTCACGATACTGCCGCTTTATACCGCGCTGATGAAAGTCGATTACTCATTAATGGAAGCCGCTGCCGATCTTGGTGCTCGCCCCTTCCAAGCCTTGATAAAAGTCTTATTACCTCTGTGTAAGCCTGGTTTTATTGCCGCTGGAATGTTGGTATTTATTCCTGTTGTTGGCGAAGTAGTGATTCCAGAATTATTAGGCGGCCCAGATGCACAGCTTATTGGCCGAGTCTTATGGCAAGAATTTTTTGGCAATCGAGATTGGCCTGTTGCTTCAGCCGTTGCCATTGTCATGCTCATGGTCTTGATGGTGCCGATTATCTGGTTCCACAAGTTTCAAAAACGTGAGTTGAGGGGAGATACCTAA
- the potA gene encoding polyamine ABC transporter ATP-binding protein, whose product MSELTPPKRQVPLLEIKGLSKEFDGHVAVDDLDLTIYQGEIFALVGASGCGKSTLLRMLAGFEKPNSGEIILANQSLANVPPYRRPVNMMFQSYALFPHMTVYNNIAFGLKQQSLSSQEIKNRVEELLELVQMTKYAKRKPHQLSGGQRQRVALARSLAKQPALLLLDEPMGALDKNLREQMQLEIVDILERVEVTCVMVTHDQQEAMTMADRIAIMNQGQFVQVGTPKELYESPNSRYAAEFIGSANVFEGILESNQPDRSVIRCDEIKRPITFDHAVTAIEGAHLMVAVRPEKIYLAETPPSEENCCTGVVEDIAYLGSQSIFHIRLPSNKLVTVSVQNVSRQEELPTWNDPISLYWEKESGVVLTI is encoded by the coding sequence ATGTCTGAATTAACGCCGCCTAAGCGACAGGTTCCCTTACTTGAAATAAAGGGCCTTAGCAAAGAATTCGACGGACATGTTGCAGTCGATGACCTTGACCTTACGATCTATCAGGGAGAAATTTTTGCCCTTGTTGGGGCGTCAGGCTGTGGTAAATCCACACTATTACGAATGTTAGCTGGGTTCGAAAAACCGAATTCAGGTGAAATCATTTTGGCCAACCAAAGCCTTGCAAACGTGCCGCCTTATCGGCGTCCGGTCAATATGATGTTCCAATCCTATGCGTTGTTCCCTCACATGACGGTGTACAACAACATCGCCTTTGGCCTTAAACAACAAAGTCTATCCAGCCAAGAAATAAAAAATCGAGTCGAAGAATTACTCGAGCTGGTTCAGATGACGAAGTACGCTAAGCGCAAGCCACATCAATTATCCGGTGGTCAACGCCAACGCGTTGCTCTAGCTCGCAGCCTAGCAAAACAACCTGCACTGTTATTGCTCGATGAACCAATGGGCGCGTTAGATAAAAATTTACGCGAACAGATGCAGCTGGAAATTGTCGATATTTTAGAACGCGTCGAAGTTACCTGCGTTATGGTAACGCACGACCAACAAGAAGCTATGACAATGGCCGATCGCATTGCCATCATGAACCAAGGCCAATTTGTTCAGGTCGGCACGCCAAAAGAATTATACGAATCACCTAACTCTCGTTACGCTGCTGAATTCATCGGTTCAGCCAATGTATTTGAGGGCATTTTAGAATCTAATCAACCTGATCGTTCGGTTATCCGTTGTGATGAAATTAAACGGCCAATCACCTTTGACCATGCCGTAACCGCCATCGAAGGCGCTCACCTGATGGTTGCCGTACGTCCAGAAAAAATTTATTTAGCCGAGACTCCGCCCAGTGAAGAAAACTGCTGTACCGGTGTTGTTGAAGACATTGCTTATCTCGGTAGCCAATCGATTTTCCATATACGACTACCAAGCAACAAACTGGTTACCGTGTCAGTACAGAACGTCAGTCGACAAGAAGAATTGCCTACTTGGAACGACCCAATCAGCCTGTATTGGGAAAAAGAAAGCGGGGTCGTACTGACGATATGA
- a CDS encoding extracellular solute-binding protein, translating into MLNKPMQKTLLAGLVAATMGHTAIAAEDKVLYIYNWSDYIAEDTIANFEAETGIDVVYDVFDSNEVLEAKILSGNTGFDIVVPTSDFLAAQIQAGAFLPLDKSKLSNYGNLDASLMKVLENADPGNTYSFPYLWGTTGIGYNVDKVAEILGEDAPVNSWDLVFKPEYMEKLSSCGVSFLNAPTEIMSAALNYLGKDPNSTNAKDYQEALELLKPIRPYVTYFHSSQYINDLANGDICVSVGWSGDVLQASDRAYEADNGVEVAYVIPDEGAMAWFDMLAIPKDAKHPENAHLFLNYLLRPEVIADVTNYVWYANPNPSSNEFIDEEILEHEGIYPTAAASEKLYSPKLTPLKISRVINRAWSELMKN; encoded by the coding sequence ATGCTTAACAAGCCTATGCAAAAAACGCTTTTAGCGGGTTTGGTCGCTGCCACTATGGGCCACACTGCAATCGCGGCAGAAGATAAAGTTCTGTACATATACAACTGGTCAGACTATATCGCCGAAGACACCATCGCCAACTTTGAAGCAGAGACCGGCATCGACGTAGTTTATGATGTGTTCGACTCTAACGAAGTTCTTGAGGCTAAAATTTTATCTGGTAACACCGGCTTCGATATCGTTGTGCCAACCAGTGACTTCCTAGCCGCACAAATTCAAGCCGGTGCTTTTCTACCATTAGATAAGAGCAAGCTATCTAATTACGGCAATCTCGATGCTAGCCTTATGAAAGTGTTAGAAAACGCCGATCCAGGTAATACCTATTCTTTCCCTTACCTATGGGGCACAACCGGTATTGGCTATAACGTCGATAAAGTTGCAGAGATACTGGGTGAAGATGCGCCAGTGAACAGCTGGGATTTAGTGTTCAAGCCTGAGTACATGGAAAAACTCAGCAGCTGTGGCGTTTCATTCTTAAACGCACCGACTGAAATCATGTCTGCTGCGCTGAACTATTTGGGCAAGGATCCAAACTCCACCAACGCCAAAGACTACCAAGAAGCTCTTGAGCTATTGAAGCCGATCCGTCCGTATGTCACCTACTTCCACTCGTCGCAGTACATTAACGATTTAGCTAACGGCGACATCTGTGTTTCTGTCGGTTGGTCTGGTGATGTTTTACAAGCATCGGATCGTGCTTACGAGGCTGACAACGGCGTAGAAGTTGCCTATGTCATCCCAGACGAGGGCGCGATGGCTTGGTTTGATATGTTGGCCATTCCAAAAGATGCTAAGCACCCTGAAAATGCGCACCTATTCTTAAACTACCTGTTGCGCCCTGAGGTTATTGCAGACGTGACTAACTACGTTTGGTACGCCAACCCGAACCCTTCTTCTAATGAGTTCATTGACGAAGAGATTCTAGAGCACGAAGGTATTTACCCTACCGCCGCCGCATCTGAAAAACTGTACAGCCCGAAACTAACGCCGCTTAAAATTTCGCGCGTTATCAACCGAGCTTGGTCAGAGTTGATGAAAAACTAA